Proteins encoded in a region of the Raphanus sativus cultivar WK10039 chromosome 8, ASM80110v3, whole genome shotgun sequence genome:
- the LOC108819115 gene encoding photosystem I reaction center subunit XI, chloroplastic, whose amino-acid sequence MGTTASPMASQLRSSFSSATNARRIAVPKGISGAPFRVSPTKRTFSFTVRAVQSDKPTFQVIQPINGDPFIGSLETPVTSSPLIAWYLSNLPAYRTAVNPLLRGVEVGLAHGFLLVGPFVKAGPLRNTAYAGSAGSLAAAGLVVILSMCLTIYGISSFKEGEPSIAPSLTLTGRKKQPDQLQTAEGWAKFTGGFFFGGISGVTWAYFLLYVLDLPYFVK is encoded by the exons ATGGGAACGACTGCATCTCCAATGGCGAGCCAGCTAAGAAGTAGCTTCTCTTCCGCTACTAATGCGAGGCGTATCGCTGTTCCTAAGGGCATCTCCGGCGCTCCTTTCCGCGTTTCACCGACCAAGAGAACGTTTTCCTTCACAGTCCGAGCTGTCCAGTCAGACAAG CCAACATTCCAAGTGATCCAACCAATCAACGGCGATCCATTCATCGGAAGCTTAGAAACTCCAGTAACGTCAAGCCCACTGATCGCGTGGTATCTCTCCAACCTCCCGGCTTACCGCACGGCCGTCAACCCTCTCCTCCGTGGTGTCGAAGTGGGTTTGGCTCATGGTTTCCTCTTAGTGGGCCCATTTGTCAAAGCGGGCCCATTAAGGAACACTGCTTACGCTGGCTCCGCCGGCTCTTTAGCCGCTGCTGGGCTTGTAGTCATCCTCAGCATGTGCCTCACTATCTATGGAATCTCTTCGTTCAAGGAAGGAGAGCCGTCAATTGCACCAAGTTTGACTTTGACGGGCCGGAAGAAGCAACCGGACCAGCTTCAGACAGCAGAGGGATGGGCTAAGTTCACTGGAGGGTTCTTCTTCGGAGGGATCTCTGGTGTGACTTGGGCTTATTTCCTTCTCTACGTTCTTGACCTTCCTTACTTCGTCAAATGA